Sequence from the Campylobacter sp. CNRCH_2014_0184h genome:
AAGCAGAAATCGAAGGTGATATGGGAGATCAGCATGTAGGTCTTCAAGCAAGATTAATGAGCCAAGCTTTAAGAAAATTAACCGGTATCGTACATAAAATGAACACCACTGTAATTTTCATCAACCAAATTCGTATGAAAATAGGCATGATGGGCTATGGCACTCCTGAAACAACTACCGGAGGAAATGCTTTAAAATTTTATGCTTCGGTTCGTTTAGATGTACGAAAAACAGCCACTTTAAAACAAAATGATGAGCCTATTGGAAACCGTGTTAAAGTAAAAGTGGCTAAAAATAAAGTAGCCCCTCCATTTAAACAGGCTGAATTTGATGTGATGTTTGGCGAGGGTGTAAGCCGTGAGGGCGAGCTAATAGACTATGGTGTAAAACTTGATATTATTGATAAAAGCGGTGCGTGGTTTTCTTACAAGGCTTCTAAACTTGGTCAAGGTAGAGAAAATGCCAAAGCATTTTTAAAAGAAAATCCAGCTATTGCAGATGAAATCACTCAAGCCATACAAAACTCAATCGGTATAGATAGTATGATTTTGGGTGCAAAAGAAGACGATGAAGAAGGAGAGGAATAATGTTGATTATTGAAGATTTAAGAGCTTTTGAAGTTTTAGATAGTAGAGGCAACCCTACCATTAAAGCCGAAATCATGCTAAGCGATGGTAGTGTAGGAAGCGCTATCGTTCCAAGTGGTGCAAGCACGGGAAAAAAAGAAGCTTTAGAACTAAGAGATAATGATGAAAGATTTGGTGGTAAAGGTGTTTTAAAAGCGATTGAAAACATCAATGGCACCATAGCTGAAAACATTATAGGGCTTGATGCATTTAATCAAACCCAACTAGATAATACTCTTTTAGAGCTTGATGGGACAAAAAACTACTCTAACCTAGGAGCAAATGCAACCTTAGGAATTTCTATGGCAACAGCACGTGCTGCCGCTAATGCACTAGGTGTGCCTTTATATCGCTATTTAGGTGGAGCAAATGCAAGCGTACTACCCGTACCAATGTGTAATATCATCAACGGTGGCGCGCATGCAAACAATAGCGTAGATTTTCAAGAATTTATGATTATGCCTTTTGGTTTTTCAAGTTTTAAAGAAGGATTAAGATCAGTTTGTGAAATT
This genomic interval carries:
- the recA gene encoding recombinase RecA, whose protein sequence is MDDNKRKSLDAALKSLDKTFGKGTILRLGDKEVEKIDSIPTGSVGLDLALGIGGVPKGRIIEIYGPESSGKTTLTLHIIAECQKKGGVCAFIDAEHALDVRYAKNLGVDTENLYISQPDFGEQALEIVETIARSGAIDLIVVDSVAALTPKAEIEGDMGDQHVGLQARLMSQALRKLTGIVHKMNTTVIFINQIRMKIGMMGYGTPETTTGGNALKFYASVRLDVRKTATLKQNDEPIGNRVKVKVAKNKVAPPFKQAEFDVMFGEGVSREGELIDYGVKLDIIDKSGAWFSYKASKLGQGRENAKAFLKENPAIADEITQAIQNSIGIDSMILGAKEDDEEGEE